One Fusobacterium ulcerans DNA segment encodes these proteins:
- a CDS encoding GDP-mannose 4,6-dehydratase has product MKKAMIIGAAGFVGGYLIDHLKDDMKWEVYGTKLNTEKIEREDIEIYNLDILNKEEIIKIFEKIKPDYIFNLAAQSSVSLSWKNPLLTIDINIKGAINILDAVREIDKYDPRTMLIGSSEEYGYVKENEIPVKEENNLRPGNIYAVTKVCQNMIGKIYSDAYGMDIVNVRAFNHIGPKQAPIFVVADFCKQVSEIEKGLREPIIYTGNLEAKRDFTDVRDIVRAYSALALNGKKGETYNVGSGKAISIKEILDIILKNSTKNIEIRRDEKRYRPIDISIIEADIEKLRKVIDWKPEILLEESIKEILGYWRKNENNN; this is encoded by the coding sequence ATGAAAAAAGCAATGATAATAGGTGCTGCTGGGTTTGTAGGAGGATATCTAATTGATCATTTAAAAGATGATATGAAGTGGGAAGTTTATGGAACAAAGTTAAATACAGAAAAAATAGAAAGAGAAGATATAGAAATATATAATCTTGATATTTTAAATAAAGAAGAAATAATAAAAATATTTGAAAAGATAAAACCAGACTATATATTCAATCTCGCAGCACAAAGTTCAGTTTCATTATCTTGGAAGAATCCTTTGTTGACAATAGATATTAACATAAAGGGAGCAATAAATATATTAGATGCTGTAAGAGAAATTGATAAATATGATCCAAGAACTATGTTGATAGGATCAAGTGAAGAATATGGGTATGTAAAAGAAAATGAAATTCCTGTAAAGGAAGAAAATAATTTAAGGCCTGGAAATATATATGCTGTAACAAAAGTTTGCCAGAATATGATAGGAAAGATATATTCTGATGCTTATGGAATGGATATAGTTAATGTGAGAGCATTTAACCATATAGGTCCTAAACAAGCTCCTATATTTGTAGTAGCAGATTTTTGCAAGCAGGTATCAGAAATAGAAAAAGGTTTAAGAGAACCAATAATATATACAGGAAATTTAGAAGCAAAAAGAGATTTTACAGATGTAAGAGATATAGTAAGAGCATATTCAGCATTGGCTTTGAATGGGAAAAAAGGAGAAACATATAATGTTGGAAGTGGAAAAGCTATATCAATAAAAGAAATACTGGATATTATACTAAAAAATTCAACTAAGAATATAGAAATAAGAAGAGATGAAAAGAGATACAGACCAATAGATATATCAATAATAGAAGCAGATATAGAAAAATTAAGAAAAGTAATAGATTGGAAACCAGAGATATTATTGGAAGAAAGTATAAAAGAGATATTAGGTTATTGGAGAAAAAATGAAAATAATAATTAA
- a CDS encoding glycosyltransferase family 4 protein: MKIIINGRFLTQNITGVQRFAHEIVKELDKIVKKNEIVILIPKNILFKDLKYKNIEIKKVGILKGHLWEQLELPYYVWRNQGRLLSLCNTAPIINTGIVNICDISPKINPNFFSKKFSIFYKVLYWFITKTSLKILTISNFSKVEIIENYKINPNKINVIHCGWQHMNGVIEDKKILEKLQLKNKEFYLGVSSINPNKNFKYIIELAKLYPEKIFVIAGKLNQKVFGDMNLEKIENLVWAGYVTDEELKALYKNTLGFIYPSFYEGFGIPPLEALACGCKKVCVSNTSCLPEIFEDSVIYLNPYKVENILNETEIIKEENIRKILNKYSWEKSAKKIHEVFGEK; the protein is encoded by the coding sequence ATGAAAATAATAATTAATGGAAGATTTTTAACTCAAAATATTACAGGGGTTCAAAGATTTGCTCATGAAATAGTTAAAGAATTAGATAAGATTGTAAAAAAGAATGAAATAGTAATTTTAATACCTAAAAATATATTATTTAAAGATTTAAAGTATAAAAATATTGAAATAAAAAAAGTAGGAATTTTAAAAGGACATTTATGGGAACAGTTAGAGCTGCCTTATTATGTTTGGAGAAATCAAGGAAGATTACTGAGTTTATGCAATACTGCACCAATAATAAATACAGGAATAGTAAATATATGTGATATTTCTCCAAAAATAAATCCTAATTTTTTTTCAAAAAAATTTTCAATCTTTTACAAAGTTTTGTATTGGTTTATAACAAAAACTTCTCTTAAAATTTTAACAATATCAAACTTTTCAAAAGTAGAAATAATAGAAAACTATAAAATTAATCCTAATAAAATAAATGTTATTCATTGTGGATGGCAACACATGAATGGAGTAATTGAAGATAAAAAAATACTAGAAAAATTACAATTAAAAAATAAAGAATTTTATTTAGGAGTTTCAAGTATTAATCCTAATAAAAACTTTAAATATATTATAGAGCTAGCTAAGTTATATCCTGAAAAAATATTTGTAATAGCAGGAAAATTGAATCAAAAAGTTTTTGGAGATATGAATTTAGAGAAAATAGAAAATCTGGTTTGGGCAGGTTATGTAACAGATGAAGAATTAAAAGCTTTGTATAAAAATACCTTGGGCTTTATATACCCTTCATTTTATGAAGGATTTGGAATACCACCATTAGAAGCATTGGCATGTGGATGTAAAAAAGTATGTGTATCAAATACAAGTTGTTTACCAGAAATATTTGAAGATAGTGTAATTTATTTAAATCCATATAAAGTAGAAAATATATTAAATGAAACAGAAATCATAAAAGAAGAGAATATAAGAAAAATATTAAATAAATATTCTTGGGAAAAAAGTGCTAAGAAAATACATGAAGTATTTGGAGAAAAATAA
- a CDS encoding phospho-sugar mutase, which produces MNKKYKNWKENKYLSENEKIEIKKLNGKGVKDSFYKYLEFGTGGMRGIMGMGTNRMNIYMIRKATQGLSNYLINSSGEFGKNKGVVIAYDCRINSYEFALNSALVLCANGIKTYLFSSLRSTPELSFAVRELGCQAGIMITASHNPKEYNGYKVYWEDGGQLVEPQASGIIEEVNKTDEFEDVKIITQEEAEKLGLLNILNDELDSKYLENVKKESILKDLSDKENFKLVYSPLHGTGGRPVKRLLNELGYKNIHIVEAQEKPDGEFPTCSYANPEEKSVFDLSIKLAEETGAKVCLANDPDTDRTGMMVKEDNEWIYLNGNQIGMLLLKYILDNKKDIPENGAVVTTIVSAPILDKIAEERNLKVFRTLTGFKYIGEKIREFEEGKYDNSFVFGMEESIGYLKGTYVRDKDGILGVMLLTEMTAYFESIGTSPVKELEKLYDKYGWYSEITYPVKREGIQGTEEIKKMMEELRKRDLKVLLDKKINIVKDYKVKKEKNYLNNSESELFLPESDVIQYILEDETYITVRPSGTEPKIKYYIYTREKSKEEADKKLEDILNNFKKYMESLLN; this is translated from the coding sequence ATGAATAAAAAATATAAGAATTGGAAAGAAAATAAATACCTTTCTGAAAATGAAAAAATAGAAATAAAAAAATTGAATGGGAAAGGAGTAAAAGATAGTTTCTATAAATACCTTGAATTTGGAACTGGAGGAATGAGAGGAATAATGGGTATGGGAACTAATCGTATGAATATATATATGATTAGAAAAGCTACTCAAGGACTTTCAAACTATTTAATCAATTCAAGTGGTGAATTTGGAAAGAATAAAGGTGTTGTAATTGCATATGACTGTCGTATTAATTCATATGAATTTGCTTTGAACTCAGCCTTGGTTCTATGTGCTAATGGAATAAAAACATATCTGTTTTCTTCATTAAGAAGTACTCCAGAACTTTCATTTGCTGTAAGAGAACTAGGGTGTCAGGCTGGAATAATGATAACTGCTTCACATAACCCCAAGGAATACAACGGATATAAAGTATATTGGGAAGATGGAGGGCAATTAGTAGAACCTCAAGCTTCTGGAATAATAGAAGAAGTAAATAAAACTGATGAATTTGAAGATGTAAAGATTATAACTCAAGAGGAAGCAGAAAAGTTGGGGTTATTAAATATTTTAAATGATGAGTTAGATAGTAAATATTTAGAAAATGTGAAGAAAGAGTCTATTCTAAAAGATTTATCTGATAAAGAAAATTTTAAATTAGTATATTCACCTCTTCATGGAACAGGTGGAAGACCAGTAAAAAGACTGTTAAATGAATTGGGATATAAAAATATACATATAGTTGAGGCGCAGGAGAAGCCAGATGGAGAATTTCCAACTTGTTCATATGCTAATCCAGAAGAAAAAAGTGTATTTGATCTTTCAATAAAGTTGGCTGAAGAAACAGGAGCTAAAGTGTGTTTAGCAAATGATCCAGATACAGATAGAACTGGAATGATGGTAAAAGAAGATAATGAGTGGATATATTTAAATGGAAACCAGATAGGAATGCTTCTTTTAAAATATATTTTAGATAATAAAAAAGATATACCTGAAAATGGAGCAGTAGTTACAACAATAGTTTCTGCTCCAATATTAGATAAGATAGCTGAAGAAAGAAATTTAAAAGTATTTAGAACTCTTACAGGGTTTAAATATATAGGAGAAAAGATAAGAGAATTTGAAGAGGGAAAATATGATAATTCTTTTGTATTTGGAATGGAAGAATCTATTGGATATCTGAAAGGAACTTATGTAAGAGATAAAGATGGAATACTTGGAGTAATGCTTTTAACTGAAATGACAGCATATTTTGAAAGTATAGGAACATCTCCAGTAAAAGAACTAGAAAAACTTTATGATAAATATGGTTGGTATAGTGAAATAACATATCCAGTAAAAAGAGAAGGAATACAAGGAACAGAAGAAATAAAAAAGATGATGGAAGAACTTAGAAAAAGAGATTTAAAAGTTCTTTTAGATAAGAAGATAAATATAGTAAAAGATTATAAAGTAAAAAAAGAGAAGAATTATTTAAATAATTCAGAATCAGAATTATTTCTTCCAGAGTCAGATGTTATCCAATATATTTTAGAAGATGAAACATATATAACAGTAAGACCATCAGGAACTGAACCAAAGATAAAATATTACATCTATACTAGAGAAAAAAGTAAGGAAGAAGCAGATAAAAAATTAGAAGATATATTAAATAACTTTAAAAAGTATATGGAATCACTTTTAAATTAG
- a CDS encoding mannose-1-phosphate guanylyltransferase — translation MLTAIIMAGGSGERFWPLSTPERPKQLLKIFSDKTMIRETVDRILPIIEAENIFIATNIIQAKEIEKELSDIPKENIIIEPAFKDTAAAIGYSSLIIENRFKNRLKDGEKLEVVVLASDHLIKEEEEFRKVILIAAKEAKENGMIVTLGIKPDKPETGYGYIEVKDDEIELNSICKVKRFREKPSQELAESYLVSGKYLWNSGMFIFTTDTIFKNFEVLMEEHSTILKEIEKEFKENLTGEELSNKVKKYFDKFEKISIDFGIMEYSKNIRVIPVDIGWNDIGSFNAFDEIFEKDENGNVVRGKEIRELDSRNNIVISDDLNISLLGIENLVIVKNSNNLLITKREKIQDIKKLLKL, via the coding sequence ATGTTGACAGCAATTATTATGGCAGGAGGAAGTGGAGAGAGATTCTGGCCATTATCAACACCAGAAAGACCAAAGCAGCTTCTAAAAATATTTTCAGATAAAACAATGATAAGAGAAACTGTTGACAGGATACTCCCTATAATAGAAGCAGAAAATATATTTATAGCAACAAATATCATACAAGCAAAAGAGATAGAAAAAGAATTAAGCGATATTCCCAAAGAAAATATAATAATAGAACCAGCTTTTAAAGATACAGCAGCAGCAATAGGATATTCATCTTTAATAATAGAAAACAGATTTAAAAATAGATTAAAAGATGGGGAAAAACTGGAAGTAGTGGTGCTAGCTTCAGATCATTTAATTAAGGAAGAAGAAGAATTTAGAAAAGTCATACTAATTGCAGCAAAAGAAGCAAAAGAAAATGGAATGATAGTTACTTTAGGGATAAAGCCAGATAAACCAGAAACAGGATATGGATATATAGAAGTGAAGGATGATGAAATAGAACTTAATTCTATATGTAAAGTAAAAAGATTCAGGGAAAAACCAAGCCAGGAGTTAGCAGAAAGCTATTTAGTAAGTGGAAAATATCTATGGAACAGTGGAATGTTTATATTTACAACAGATACAATATTTAAAAATTTTGAAGTATTGATGGAAGAACATTCAACAATACTTAAAGAAATAGAAAAAGAATTTAAAGAAAATTTAACAGGAGAAGAACTTAGTAACAAAGTAAAGAAATACTTTGATAAATTTGAAAAAATATCAATAGATTTTGGAATAATGGAATATTCAAAGAATATACGAGTGATACCAGTGGATATAGGTTGGAATGATATAGGAAGCTTTAATGCTTTTGATGAGATATTTGAAAAAGATGAAAATGGAAATGTAGTGAGAGGAAAAGAGATAAGAGAATTGGATTCAAGAAACAATATAGTGATATCAGATGATTTGAATATATCATTATTAGGAATAGAAAATTTAGTGATAGTAAAAAATAGCAATAATTTGTTAATAACAAAACGTGAAAAAATACAGGATATTAAAAAATTACTAAAATTATAA
- a CDS encoding glycosyltransferase family 4 protein has protein sequence MIKKMLFISSTDINETNFGGNICSYRNYKIMENFFLIDLINFSKLDNKNQFKAPKNKFFTLLNNIFNYAGLLTYSSEKMILDSIKKKKYEIIFLESSNFGKLAKKIKKINNNIKIITFFQNIEYDFIKSRIKREGKIYYIQLKATYYNEKLAVKFSDYLITLNNRDSGRLLEKYGRNSNFELPITLNDKVIKNNFKIENSYILFVGSLFFANYYGIKWFIENVMPYIEDKKLLIVGKGFEKKKKELQRKNVEVIGTVNNLEKYYTNAICMVMPIFDGAGMKVKTAEAMMYGKTIYGTKEAFEGYDVDYEKIGGLCQTEKDFIDKINKDKGIKFNFYSRKKFEEKYSNESALKSMDIFLKENDLI, from the coding sequence ATGATAAAAAAGATGTTATTTATTTCTTCAACAGATATTAATGAAACAAACTTTGGAGGGAATATTTGTAGTTATAGAAATTATAAAATTATGGAGAATTTTTTTTTAATAGATTTAATAAATTTTTCAAAACTAGATAATAAAAATCAATTTAAAGCTCCTAAAAATAAGTTTTTTACTTTATTGAATAATATATTTAACTATGCTGGATTACTAACCTATTCATCAGAAAAAATGATACTAGATTCAATAAAAAAAAAGAAATATGAAATTATTTTTTTAGAAAGCTCTAATTTTGGAAAATTAGCTAAAAAAATAAAGAAAATTAACAATAATATAAAAATTATAACTTTTTTTCAAAATATTGAATATGATTTCATAAAATCACGTATAAAAAGAGAAGGAAAAATATATTATATTCAGTTAAAAGCTACATATTATAATGAAAAATTAGCTGTGAAATTTTCAGATTATTTAATTACTTTAAATAATAGAGATAGTGGAAGACTATTAGAAAAATATGGAAGAAATAGTAATTTTGAATTACCAATAACTTTAAACGATAAGGTTATAAAAAATAATTTTAAGATAGAAAATAGCTATATTTTATTTGTAGGGTCGCTTTTTTTTGCTAATTATTATGGAATAAAATGGTTTATAGAAAATGTTATGCCTTATATTGAGGATAAAAAACTTTTAATAGTAGGAAAAGGATTTGAAAAAAAGAAAAAAGAATTACAAAGAAAAAATGTTGAAGTTATTGGAACTGTAAATAATCTTGAAAAATATTATACAAATGCTATTTGTATGGTAATGCCCATATTTGATGGTGCAGGAATGAAAGTTAAAACAGCAGAAGCTATGATGTATGGAAAGACTATTTATGGAACAAAAGAAGCTTTTGAAGGATATGATGTTGATTATGAAAAAATTGGAGGACTTTGTCAGACAGAGAAAGATTTTATTGATAAAATTAATAAAGATAAAGGGATAAAGTTTAATTTTTATTCTAGAAAAAAATTTGAAGAAAAGTATTCAAATGAATCAGCCTTAAAAAGTATGGACATTTTTTTAAAAGAAAATGATTTAATTTAG
- a CDS encoding glycosyltransferase family 2 protein has translation MRISVIIPSYNRAHILEKTIPTYFQPGVEEVLLIDDCSTDSTKKVAEKLKKIFPKLKYYRMEKNSKQTGAKNKGIELADKNNEYIYFGDDDALLMENSIKFLTETMKKYNADLVGAKALYFKNKKELRNIDKFIKKFKKITNKKIVDFNKLYFNFEKETEIPVEIPVTHAYFLIKKEAIGEVRFSLDYKGNCFREETDFILQIYKQGKKIMYDSRAIGINLPRIEASGGAHLKGIIGKIKWNYSAIKNNNIFIEKHYEYLKENKLVKRSKINLKILFVFQQINIILKSQIKKIINIIKIGSF, from the coding sequence ATGAGAATATCAGTAATAATTCCAAGTTATAATAGAGCACATATTTTAGAAAAAACGATTCCAACTTATTTCCAACCTGGAGTAGAAGAAGTACTACTTATAGATGATTGCTCTACAGATAGTACAAAAAAAGTAGCAGAAAAATTGAAAAAAATTTTTCCTAAATTAAAATATTATAGAATGGAAAAAAATTCAAAACAAACTGGTGCAAAAAATAAAGGGATAGAATTAGCAGATAAAAATAATGAATATATTTATTTTGGAGACGATGATGCATTATTAATGGAGAATTCTATTAAATTTTTAACTGAAACAATGAAAAAATATAATGCTGATTTAGTTGGAGCAAAAGCATTATATTTTAAAAATAAAAAAGAACTGAGAAATATAGACAAGTTTATAAAAAAATTTAAAAAAATAACTAATAAAAAAATAGTTGATTTTAATAAATTATACTTTAATTTTGAGAAAGAAACAGAAATTCCAGTAGAAATTCCAGTAACTCATGCATATTTTTTGATAAAAAAAGAAGCAATAGGAGAAGTTAGATTTTCTTTAGACTATAAAGGAAATTGTTTCAGAGAAGAAACAGATTTCATATTACAAATTTATAAACAAGGAAAAAAAATAATGTATGATAGTAGAGCTATAGGAATAAATTTACCAAGAATAGAAGCATCAGGAGGGGCACACTTAAAAGGTATAATAGGAAAGATAAAATGGAATTATTCAGCAATAAAAAATAATAATATTTTTATAGAAAAACATTATGAATACTTAAAGGAAAATAAGCTAGTAAAAAGAAGTAAAATTAATTTAAAAATACTTTTTGTTTTTCAACAAATAAATATAATTTTAAAATCCCAAATTAAAAAAATAATAAACATAATAAAAATAGGAAGTTTTTAA
- the rfbH gene encoding lipopolysaccharide biosynthesis protein RfbH, giving the protein MPKKLENLKQEILEKVKEYHNIKFGDKKDFTEGETYINYGGRFFDEQEMVNLVDSSLDFWLTSGPWVKKFETKMAEYLDIKYCSLTNSGSSANLLAFMALTAQELGDRRIKRGDEVITVSAGFPTTVTPIIQYGAVSVFVDVTVPAYNIDVNMLEEALSKKTKAVMIAHTLGNPFNLQGVKDFCKKHNLWLVEDNCDALGSEYYIDGEWKKTGTIGDIGTSSFYPPHHMTMGEGGAVYTDNPLLHKLIKSFRDWGRDCWCESGVDDTCHMRFTKQYGELPLGYDHKYVYSHFGYNLKVTDMQAAIGVAQLDKLPHIVEARRKNWNRLYEGLKDIQDKIILPEPEKNSKPSWFGFLISVKEGTGKSRVELAKHLEANKIQTRNLFAGNLLKHPAFDEMRKTGEGFRVIGDLKNTDFIMNNTLWVGVYPGMTDEMLDFMIKKIKEYILG; this is encoded by the coding sequence ATGCCAAAAAAATTAGAAAATTTAAAGCAAGAAATATTAGAAAAAGTAAAAGAATATCATAATATAAAATTTGGAGATAAAAAAGACTTTACTGAAGGAGAAACATATATCAACTATGGAGGAAGATTCTTTGATGAGCAGGAAATGGTTAATCTTGTTGATTCTTCTTTAGATTTCTGGCTTACTTCTGGACCATGGGTTAAGAAATTTGAAACTAAAATGGCTGAGTATCTTGATATAAAATACTGTTCTCTAACTAATTCAGGTTCATCAGCTAATCTTCTTGCATTTATGGCTTTAACTGCTCAAGAGTTAGGTGACAGAAGAATAAAAAGAGGAGATGAAGTAATAACTGTATCAGCTGGATTTCCTACTACAGTTACTCCAATTATTCAATATGGAGCAGTTTCTGTATTTGTAGATGTAACAGTTCCAGCATATAACATAGATGTCAATATGTTAGAAGAAGCATTAAGCAAAAAAACAAAAGCTGTAATGATAGCACATACATTAGGAAACCCTTTTAATCTTCAAGGAGTAAAAGATTTTTGTAAAAAACATAATCTATGGCTTGTAGAGGACAACTGTGATGCTTTAGGTTCTGAATACTATATAGATGGAGAATGGAAAAAAACAGGAACAATAGGTGATATAGGAACATCAAGTTTTTATCCACCTCATCATATGACTATGGGAGAGGGAGGAGCAGTATATACAGATAATCCTCTGCTTCATAAATTAATAAAATCCTTCAGAGATTGGGGAAGAGACTGCTGGTGTGAAAGTGGTGTAGATGATACATGCCATATGAGATTTACTAAACAGTATGGAGAGCTTCCATTAGGATATGACCATAAATATGTATATTCACATTTTGGATATAATCTAAAAGTGACAGATATGCAGGCAGCTATTGGAGTTGCGCAATTAGATAAGCTTCCACATATAGTAGAGGCAAGAAGAAAAAATTGGAATAGATTGTATGAAGGATTGAAAGATATTCAAGATAAGATAATACTTCCAGAACCAGAAAAGAACTCAAAACCAAGCTGGTTTGGATTTTTAATATCTGTAAAAGAAGGAACAGGAAAATCAAGAGTGGAACTTGCAAAACATCTTGAAGCTAATAAAATACAAACAAGAAATCTATTTGCAGGAAATCTTTTAAAACATCCAGCTTTTGATGAAATGAGAAAGACTGGAGAAGGATTCAGAGTAATAGGAGATTTAAAAAATACAGATTTCATAATGAATAACACTCTATGGGTAGGGGTATATCCTGGAATGACAGATGAAATGCTGGATTTTATGATAAAGAAAATAAAAGAATATATACTTGGGTAA
- the rfbF gene encoding glucose-1-phosphate cytidylyltransferase, translated as MKAVILAGGYGTRLSEATNLIPKPMVEIGGKPILWHIMKTYSHYGINEFIICCGYKGYIIKEWFSNYFLHTSDVTFDLQNNEMTVHDCHSENWKVTLVNTGLETMTGGRIKRIEKYIGNETFLLTYGDGVTDLNIGESIKFHKESGKTLTVTAYKPQGKFGSLDIDELGNVKAFTEKPAGDGSWINAGYFICEPEVFNYITEGDSTIFERAPLENIAKDGKMNSFKHTGFWKPMDILRDNKELNDMWDSGKAPWKVW; from the coding sequence ATGAAAGCAGTAATATTAGCAGGTGGATATGGAACAAGACTTAGTGAAGCAACAAACCTTATCCCAAAACCAATGGTAGAAATAGGAGGAAAGCCTATTTTATGGCATATTATGAAAACATATTCTCATTATGGGATAAATGAATTTATCATTTGTTGTGGATACAAAGGATATATCATAAAAGAATGGTTTTCAAATTATTTTCTTCATACAAGTGATGTGACATTTGATCTGCAAAATAATGAAATGACAGTGCATGATTGTCACTCTGAAAACTGGAAAGTAACTCTTGTAAATACAGGACTTGAAACTATGACAGGTGGAAGAATTAAAAGAATAGAAAAATATATAGGAAATGAAACTTTTCTTTTAACATATGGTGATGGGGTAACAGATTTAAATATAGGTGAAAGCATAAAATTCCATAAAGAAAGTGGTAAAACTTTGACTGTTACAGCATATAAACCGCAAGGAAAATTTGGATCGTTGGATATAGATGAGCTGGGAAATGTAAAGGCTTTCACAGAGAAACCAGCAGGAGATGGAAGCTGGATAAATGCAGGATATTTCATATGTGAACCAGAAGTATTTAATTATATAACTGAAGGAGATTCAACTATATTTGAAAGAGCTCCTCTAGAAAATATAGCTAAAGATGGAAAAATGAATTCTTTTAAACATACAGGATTCTGGAAGCCTATGGATATATTAAGAGATAATAAAGAATTAAATGATATGTGGGATAGTGGAAAAGCTCCATGGAAAGTATGGTAA
- the rfbG gene encoding CDP-glucose 4,6-dehydratase, which translates to MKNFNNVYKGKRVLVTGHTGFKGSWLSIWLRELGAEVIGYSLEPYTEKDNFVLSHLSEKMVDIRGDIRDRKHLKEVFDKYKPEIVFHLAAQPLVRLSYDIPVETYETNLMGTINILEEIRNCENTKIGIMITTDKCYENKEQIWGYRENEAFGGYDPYSSSKGACEIAIQSWRNSFFNPKDYEKHGKSIASVRAGNVIGGGDWAKDRIVPDCIRALEEDRDIKIRSPKSIRPWEHVLEPLSGYLLLGQKMMEDPIKYCEGWNFGPNLDAIVNVWEVAEKIVKDYRKGNLKDISDPNALHEAKLLLLDITKSRFELGWKPTLTIDKSIELTAEWYKRYKNEDVYQLCIKQINEFSKLGE; encoded by the coding sequence ATGAAAAACTTTAATAATGTGTATAAAGGAAAAAGAGTTCTGGTAACAGGTCATACAGGATTTAAAGGTTCATGGTTATCAATATGGCTCAGGGAATTAGGCGCTGAAGTAATAGGTTATTCATTAGAACCATATACAGAAAAGGACAATTTTGTTTTATCACATTTATCTGAAAAAATGGTTGATATTAGAGGAGATATAAGAGATAGAAAACATTTAAAAGAAGTATTTGATAAATATAAGCCAGAAATAGTATTTCATTTAGCAGCTCAGCCATTAGTAAGACTATCATATGATATTCCAGTAGAAACATATGAAACTAATCTTATGGGAACTATAAATATACTGGAAGAGATAAGAAACTGTGAGAATACAAAAATAGGAATAATGATAACAACGGATAAGTGCTATGAAAATAAAGAACAGATATGGGGATATAGAGAAAATGAAGCTTTTGGAGGATATGATCCATATTCCTCATCTAAAGGAGCTTGTGAAATAGCTATACAATCATGGAGAAATTCATTTTTTAATCCTAAAGATTATGAAAAACATGGAAAAAGTATAGCAAGTGTAAGAGCTGGAAATGTAATTGGTGGAGGAGACTGGGCAAAAGACAGAATAGTACCAGACTGTATAAGAGCATTGGAAGAAGATAGAGATATAAAAATAAGAAGTCCAAAATCAATAAGACCATGGGAACATGTCCTTGAACCATTAAGTGGATATCTTCTATTAGGGCAAAAGATGATGGAAGATCCAATAAAATATTGTGAAGGATGGAACTTTGGACCAAATCTAGATGCCATAGTAAATGTATGGGAAGTAGCAGAAAAAATAGTAAAAGATTATAGAAAAGGAAATCTAAAAGATATTTCTGATCCAAATGCTTTGCATGAAGCTAAACTATTGCTACTAGATATAACAAAATCAAGATTTGAATTAGGATGGAAACCTACATTAACAATAGATAAAAGTATAGAATTAACTGCTGAATGGTATAAGAGATACAAAAATGAAGATGTATATCAACTTTGTATAAAACAGATAAATGAATTTTCTAAGTTGGGTGAATAA
- the rfbC gene encoding dTDP-4-dehydrorhamnose 3,5-epimerase, which translates to MEIIKTELEGVFIIKNKIFQDERGIFIKTYNKDEFEKNNLYTEFRESYFSISNKDVIRGMHFQLPPFEHEKLVYVAKGKVLDVIVDLRKNSKTLGKYISLELSEENGYSVYIPKGLAHGFKSLEDGSIMIYNVATVYNSESDYGIRWNSIGFDWRTEEPILSVRDKNFESMNDFLKKEVF; encoded by the coding sequence ATGGAAATTATAAAAACAGAATTAGAAGGAGTCTTTATTATAAAAAATAAAATATTCCAAGATGAAAGAGGAATATTTATTAAAACATATAATAAAGATGAATTTGAAAAAAATAATCTTTATACAGAATTTAGAGAAAGTTATTTTTCAATTTCAAATAAAGATGTAATAAGAGGGATGCATTTTCAGCTTCCTCCTTTTGAACATGAAAAATTAGTTTATGTAGCAAAGGGAAAAGTATTAGATGTTATTGTAGATTTAAGAAAAAATTCTAAAACTTTAGGAAAATATATAAGTTTAGAATTATCAGAAGAAAATGGATATTCTGTATATATTCCCAAAGGATTAGCGCATGGATTTAAGTCTCTAGAAGATGGAAGTATAATGATTTACAATGTAGCGACAGTATATAATTCTGAAAGTGATTATGGAATCAGATGGAATAGTATTGGATTTGATTGGAGAACAGAAGAACCTATACTATCAGTAAGAGATAAAAATTTTGAGAGTATGAATGATTTTTTGAAAAAAGAGGTATTTTAA